From one Gemmatimonadota bacterium genomic stretch:
- a CDS encoding HupE/UreJ family protein, translating into MRACHVALVLGIGLLLGVAGPARAHEVPARVAVQVIARAEAQRLRLAVRVPLESVRDLEIPLLRGTYLDIARLTPQLGEAATIWIAGYLELYEGARRLPSPTIAATRIVLPSDRSFESFDLAVANATAAPLANDVELPWRQAMLDVVLDYPITSPESRFSMRPLLAHLGVSTTTVMRWVAPDGSVRAYEYTGNPGLVRLDPGVLQAAWQFVSLGFAHILGGLDHLLFLLCLVLPFRRLRPLVAVVTAFTAAHSLTLVASALGMAPTAAWFPPLIEFLIAASIVLMALENIVGPRLEKRWLVAFGFGLVHGFGFSFALGESLQFAGRHLLASLLAFNVGVELGQLLAIALAVPVLAWVLRRLPSERAAIVVASALVAHEAWHWMTERLGVLRAYHVRWPAVDVALLSSLLRTLMLLLIAAAVLWGVAALVARLVKSPSQPAGWTLALVVGTVLAAAAPLQGQGSEMRSTLKGVFTDAQAARGKDIYVGSCRECHTPASHTGVVFKNSWGGKLLSDLLAYMQERMPKNNPGSLTMEEYADVTAYILSLNGLPSGDDALPSDAAAARRIRIETTGR; encoded by the coding sequence ATGCGCGCGTGCCACGTCGCGCTCGTGCTCGGGATCGGGCTCCTGCTCGGTGTCGCCGGTCCGGCACGCGCGCACGAGGTGCCGGCACGCGTCGCGGTACAGGTCATCGCCCGTGCCGAGGCGCAACGCTTGCGCCTGGCCGTGCGCGTCCCGCTCGAGTCGGTGCGCGACCTCGAGATCCCGCTCCTCCGCGGCACCTACCTCGACATCGCGCGCCTCACGCCGCAACTCGGCGAGGCCGCGACCATCTGGATCGCCGGCTACCTCGAGCTGTACGAGGGGGCGCGCCGCCTCCCGAGCCCGACGATCGCGGCGACGCGCATCGTGCTGCCGTCCGACCGATCGTTCGAATCGTTCGACCTCGCGGTCGCCAACGCCACCGCGGCGCCGCTCGCCAACGACGTCGAACTCCCCTGGCGCCAGGCGATGCTCGACGTCGTCCTCGACTATCCCATCACGTCGCCGGAGTCGCGCTTTTCCATGCGCCCGTTGCTGGCGCACCTCGGCGTCTCGACGACGACGGTGATGCGCTGGGTTGCCCCTGACGGCAGCGTGCGCGCCTACGAGTACACCGGCAACCCCGGCCTCGTGCGCCTCGATCCGGGGGTGCTGCAGGCGGCGTGGCAGTTCGTCTCGCTCGGCTTCGCGCACATCCTGGGCGGGCTGGACCACCTGCTGTTCCTGCTCTGCCTGGTGCTCCCGTTCCGGCGCCTGCGCCCGCTCGTCGCCGTGGTCACCGCCTTCACGGCGGCCCACTCACTCACCCTGGTCGCGTCGGCGTTAGGCATGGCGCCGACCGCCGCCTGGTTCCCCCCGCTCATCGAGTTCCTCATCGCCGCCTCCATCGTCCTCATGGCGCTGGAGAACATCGTGGGACCTCGGCTGGAGAAGCGCTGGCTCGTCGCCTTCGGCTTCGGCCTCGTGCACGGTTTCGGCTTCTCCTTCGCGCTCGGTGAGTCGCTGCAGTTTGCCGGACGGCACCTGCTCGCTTCGCTCCTGGCCTTCAACGTGGGGGTCGAGCTGGGGCAGCTCCTGGCGATCGCGCTCGCGGTGCCCGTCCTGGCCTGGGTCCTGCGCCGCCTGCCATCCGAACGCGCCGCCATCGTCGTCGCCTCGGCGCTCGTCGCCCATGAGGCGTGGCACTGGATGACCGAGCGCCTCGGCGTGCTCCGTGCGTATCATGTGCGCTGGCCGGCGGTGGACGTCGCCCTCCTGTCTTCCCTGCTCCGAACCCTCATGCTCCTGCTGATCGCCGCCGCCGTGCTGTGGGGGGTCGCGGCCCTCGTCGCGCGGCTGGTGAAGTCCCCGTCGCAGCCAGCCGGCTGGACGCTCGCCCTCGTGGTCGGTACGGTCCTGGCCGCCGCCGCGCCGCTGCAGGGGCAAGGGAGCGAGATGCGTTCGACGCTCAAGGGGGTCTTCACCGACGCGCAAGCGGCGCGCGGCAAGGACATCTACGTCGGATCGTGCCGCGAATGCCACACGCCGGCCTCGCACACCGGGGTCGTCTTCAAGAACAGTTGGGGAGGCAAGCTCCTCTCCGACCTGCTGGCCTACATGCAGGAACGGATGCCGAAGAACAACCCGGGGAGCCTAACGATGGAGGAGTACGCCGACGTGACCGCGTACATCCTCAGCCTCAACGGCCTCCCTTCGGGTGACGACGCACTGCCCTCGGATGCGGCCGCCGCCAGGCGCATCCGCATCGAGACCACCGGCCGCTGA
- a CDS encoding PQQ-binding-like beta-propeller repeat protein, producing MNQRWTTRRSLGTAILVGGALLAASLVRVGDSDASQGKALVRGNVPGEWRFWAGDAWGTRYSALDQINARNFDSLKVAWSWNSGAFGADEYYRTTPLYANGRLFTVATTRRVTTALDPETGETLWMWRLDEGIRWQKAPRQFAGRGLAYWTDGKEERVIVVTPGYHMASLDAKTGIPDPKFGKNGVVDLMEGLGYAMVPLAVDDSGPLIISDAAPARKARPGETWNEKTRTGADGTIGIDPGEGQIAASSPAQMVGDVIVVGNSSIHGYYPIRLKNIHGFVRGYDVRTGKPLWKFNLIPQPGEFGAETWKNGTKLGTPGVGKVDAWAPYAADPDLGLVYVPVGMPLMDEYGGHRPGANLYGNSLVAIDSRTGKRQWHFQFVHHDIWDYDTPIAPNVLDVTVDGQKRKVVAQATKQGWMYVLDRVTGAPIWPIVETPVGASEVPGEQAWPTQPVPSKPAPFSQQGLLASDLIDYTPAIKDSALKIAQKCRMGPYYIPGQPADGGKSGLTCSWYNPGASGGVNIDGGVAVDPETGMVYVGSQTGLSTITLQKDPCSEFDFSSPHDSCGLLGALPTPAGYQPRKDLQGEGFSARAGRSLLGDVSIAKPKEYGGITAYDLNTGDKKWWAPNGGMIPVTSKDPLFAGVALPPQGARGQAQIITTKSLMIYGTGRNGGVPGQPPQLFAVDKATGKQVGAVRIPAKTTAMPMTFMHKGKQYIVFASGAGSSTALTALALR from the coding sequence ATGAACCAACGATGGACCACTCGGCGCTCGTTAGGGACGGCGATACTGGTGGGCGGGGCGCTGCTCGCGGCGTCGCTCGTCCGCGTCGGCGACTCCGACGCATCGCAGGGCAAGGCGCTCGTGCGTGGCAACGTCCCGGGCGAGTGGCGCTTCTGGGCCGGCGATGCCTGGGGGACGCGCTACTCCGCGCTCGACCAGATCAACGCCCGCAACTTCGACTCGCTCAAGGTGGCGTGGTCGTGGAACTCGGGGGCCTTTGGCGCTGACGAGTACTACCGCACCACGCCGCTCTACGCCAACGGACGCCTCTTCACCGTCGCCACCACGCGTCGCGTGACGACCGCGCTCGATCCCGAGACGGGCGAGACGCTGTGGATGTGGCGCCTGGACGAGGGGATCCGATGGCAGAAGGCGCCGCGCCAGTTCGCCGGGCGCGGACTCGCCTACTGGACCGACGGCAAGGAAGAGCGCGTGATCGTCGTGACGCCAGGCTACCACATGGCCTCGCTCGACGCCAAGACCGGGATCCCCGACCCCAAGTTCGGGAAGAACGGCGTGGTCGACCTGATGGAAGGGCTGGGCTACGCGATGGTCCCGCTCGCGGTCGACGACTCGGGCCCGCTCATCATCTCCGACGCCGCCCCCGCTCGCAAGGCGCGCCCCGGCGAGACGTGGAACGAGAAGACCAGGACCGGCGCCGACGGCACCATCGGCATCGACCCCGGCGAGGGACAAATTGCCGCCAGCAGCCCGGCGCAGATGGTGGGCGACGTGATCGTGGTCGGCAACTCGTCCATCCACGGCTACTATCCCATCCGCCTGAAGAACATCCACGGCTTCGTTCGTGGCTACGACGTGCGCACCGGCAAGCCGCTCTGGAAGTTCAACCTCATTCCGCAGCCGGGCGAGTTCGGCGCCGAGACGTGGAAGAACGGGACCAAGCTCGGGACCCCCGGCGTCGGCAAGGTCGACGCCTGGGCGCCGTATGCCGCCGATCCCGACCTGGGGTTGGTGTACGTTCCGGTCGGGATGCCGCTCATGGATGAATACGGCGGCCATCGCCCCGGCGCGAACCTCTATGGCAACTCGCTCGTCGCCATCGATTCGCGCACCGGCAAGCGGCAGTGGCACTTCCAGTTCGTGCACCACGACATCTGGGACTACGACACCCCCATCGCGCCTAACGTGCTCGACGTCACCGTCGACGGGCAGAAGCGCAAGGTCGTCGCGCAGGCCACCAAGCAGGGGTGGATGTACGTCCTCGATCGCGTGACCGGCGCCCCCATCTGGCCCATCGTCGAGACCCCCGTCGGGGCCAGCGAGGTCCCGGGGGAACAGGCCTGGCCCACGCAGCCGGTGCCGTCAAAGCCCGCCCCGTTCTCGCAGCAGGGGCTGCTCGCGAGCGACCTGATCGACTACACCCCAGCCATCAAGGACTCGGCGCTCAAGATCGCGCAGAAGTGCCGCATGGGGCCGTACTACATCCCCGGCCAGCCCGCCGACGGCGGCAAGAGCGGACTCACCTGCTCCTGGTACAACCCCGGCGCCTCGGGTGGCGTGAACATCGATGGCGGCGTCGCGGTGGATCCGGAGACCGGAATGGTCTACGTCGGCTCGCAGACGGGGCTCAGCACCATCACGCTGCAGAAGGACCCCTGCTCGGAGTTCGACTTCTCCTCGCCGCACGACAGCTGCGGCCTGTTAGGGGCACTCCCCACGCCGGCCGGCTACCAGCCGCGCAAGGACCTGCAGGGCGAGGGATTCTCGGCACGTGCCGGGCGCTCGCTCCTGGGCGACGTCTCCATCGCGAAGCCCAAGGAGTACGGCGGCATCACCGCCTACGACCTCAACACCGGCGACAAGAAGTGGTGGGCACCTAACGGCGGGATGATCCCCGTCACCAGCAAGGACCCGCTCTTTGCCGGCGTCGCGCTCCCGCCGCAGGGCGCACGTGGACAGGCGCAGATCATCACCACCAAGTCGTTGATGATCTACGGCACCGGCCGCAACGGCGGCGTCCCCGGCCAGCCGCCGCAGCTCTTCGCCGTCGACAAGGCCACCGGCAAGCAGGTCGGCGCCGTCCGCATCCCCGCCAAGACGACGGCCATGCCGATGACGTTCATGCACAAGGGGAAGCAGTACATCGTGTTTGCGTCGGGGGCGGGGTCTTCGACGGCGCTCACCGCGTTGGCGCTGCGGTAG